One genomic window of Citrobacter sp. Marseille-Q6884 includes the following:
- the rpsI gene encoding 30S ribosomal protein S9, whose amino-acid sequence MAENQYYGTGRRKSSAARVFIKPGNGKIVINQRSLEQYFGRETARMVVRQPLELVDMVEKLDLYITVKGGGISGQAGAIRHGITRALMEYDESLRSELRKAGFVTRDARQVERKKVGLRKARRRPQFSKR is encoded by the coding sequence ATGGCTGAAAATCAATACTACGGCACTGGTCGCCGCAAAAGTTCCGCAGCTCGCGTTTTCATCAAACCGGGCAACGGTAAAATCGTAATCAACCAACGTTCTCTGGAACAGTACTTCGGTCGTGAAACTGCCCGCATGGTAGTTCGTCAGCCGCTGGAACTGGTCGACATGGTTGAGAAACTGGATCTGTACATCACCGTTAAAGGTGGTGGTATCTCTGGTCAGGCTGGTGCGATCCGTCACGGTATCACCCGCGCTCTGATGGAGTACGACGAGTCCCTGCGTTCTGAACTGCGTAAAGCTGGCTTCGTTACTCGTGACGCTCGTCAGGTTGAACGTAAGAAAGTCGGTCTGCGTAAAGCACGTCGTCGTCCGCAGTTCTCCAAGCGTTAA